The Sorangiineae bacterium MSr11367 genome window below encodes:
- a CDS encoding gamma-glutamylcyclotransferase: protein MNRLLVYGTLLSGQPNARWLRGARFIGQARTEPGFRLHDLGAYPGLVAGGSTAVIGEVYEVGARTLAVLDAFEGDEYHRERIVLDDGLCAETYLLAPDVAAGFPLIASGDWRDWCAHREMAQRPTSR, encoded by the coding sequence ATGAACAGGCTACTGGTCTACGGAACGTTGCTCTCGGGGCAGCCGAATGCCCGCTGGCTTCGCGGCGCGCGCTTCATCGGGCAGGCGCGTACGGAGCCGGGCTTTCGGCTGCATGATCTGGGAGCGTACCCGGGGCTCGTGGCAGGCGGCAGCACGGCGGTGATCGGCGAGGTGTACGAGGTGGGTGCGCGCACCTTGGCCGTGCTCGATGCCTTCGAGGGCGACGAGTACCATCGCGAACGCATCGTGCTCGACGATGGGCTGTGCGCCGAGACGTACCTCCTTGCGCCCGACGTGGCCGCGGGATTTCCGCTCATCGCGTCGGGCGACTGGCGCGACTGGTGCGCGCACCGGGAGATGGCTCAGCGACCGACGAGCCGTTGA
- a CDS encoding LysR family transcriptional regulator, with protein sequence MDARINLDLNDVALFVRVVQMRSFAAAARERGVPGSTVSRRIARLESVLGIRLLERTTRSLHLTDAGRAYFAHAERAVDDVWQGTDFVRELRKEPRGRVRILAPLILGAAVSKVIYMYLAKYPGVSLDLELDDRRVDLLAEGFDIAMVTGKVDSTDFVARELWRSTRKLLYASPRYLEVHGKPRRTKDLGRHDCIATRARDGFSTWTLGRGRHKRRITFAPRLYVSEFSAAHRAALAGVGIAMVPEVLCVEDVRAKRLVRVLPGYEGETGGVYLLYRAHRAMTAAVRTCIDHFLLELPATDPSRRA encoded by the coding sequence ATGGATGCACGAATCAATTTGGACCTCAACGACGTGGCGTTGTTCGTGCGCGTCGTTCAAATGCGCAGCTTCGCCGCCGCCGCGCGCGAACGCGGGGTCCCCGGCTCGACGGTGAGCCGGCGCATCGCGCGACTTGAGTCGGTGCTGGGGATTCGGCTTCTCGAGCGCACGACGCGCAGCCTTCACCTCACCGATGCAGGGCGTGCCTACTTCGCCCATGCCGAACGGGCCGTCGACGACGTTTGGCAAGGAACCGATTTCGTCCGGGAGCTGCGCAAGGAGCCGCGGGGTCGCGTCCGGATCCTCGCGCCCCTCATCCTCGGCGCGGCGGTTTCGAAGGTCATTTACATGTACCTTGCAAAGTATCCCGGCGTCTCGCTCGACCTCGAGCTCGACGATCGGCGGGTCGACCTGCTCGCCGAGGGGTTCGACATTGCGATGGTCACCGGAAAGGTCGACAGCACCGACTTCGTCGCGCGCGAGCTATGGCGCTCGACGCGCAAACTCCTTTACGCGAGCCCGCGTTACCTGGAGGTGCACGGCAAACCGCGACGCACGAAAGACCTCGGGCGGCACGATTGCATCGCAACCCGCGCGCGCGATGGCTTCTCCACGTGGACGCTCGGCCGAGGGCGCCACAAACGAAGGATCACCTTCGCACCGCGCTTGTACGTCAGCGAGTTCTCCGCCGCCCACCGCGCGGCACTGGCCGGGGTCGGCATTGCGATGGTTCCCGAGGTACTTTGTGTCGAAGACGTCCGCGCCAAGCGACTCGTTCGCGTCCTTCCCGGGTACGAGGGGGAGACGGGCGGCGTGTATCTACTTTATCGCGCCCATCGCGCGATGACCGCGGCAGTCCGGACGTGCATCGATCATTTCTTGCTCGAACTACCGGCCACCGATCCGAGCCGCAGGGCATGA
- a CDS encoding LysR substrate-binding domain-containing protein yields the protein MIELNAFYYFVQVVDRKGYSATARALGVPKSSLSRAIGELEAALGVRLIQRTSRSFEVTDVGREIYLRAQSMLAEVEAAELIAKQRISEPAGTIRFSCATALAEFVMAERLPRFMAAFPRIDMVVHASDRRVDLVQGRFDVAVRAHIDPLPDSSLVQRPLATVHWALFASPAYLERAGTPTNPDELRGHARLAHGRVAPDREVVWTLEHPSLGEARQVFLPRLHSDSVATLKRSAEAGMGVVALPGYFCRAELARRTLLRVLPEWTAGTATLTLLMPPRRSDLAFVRAFADFLIAELPAAVAL from the coding sequence ATGATCGAGCTGAATGCGTTTTACTATTTCGTGCAGGTGGTGGATCGAAAGGGGTATTCGGCGACGGCACGGGCGCTGGGGGTGCCGAAGTCGAGCCTGAGTCGGGCCATCGGCGAACTCGAGGCGGCGTTGGGGGTGCGGCTGATCCAGCGGACTTCGCGGAGTTTCGAGGTGACCGATGTGGGGCGGGAGATTTACCTGCGTGCCCAGTCGATGCTGGCGGAGGTAGAGGCGGCCGAGCTCATTGCCAAGCAGCGGATTTCCGAGCCGGCGGGGACGATTCGGTTTTCGTGCGCGACGGCACTCGCCGAGTTCGTGATGGCGGAGCGGTTGCCGCGGTTCATGGCGGCGTTTCCGCGGATCGATATGGTGGTGCATGCGTCGGATCGGCGGGTGGACCTGGTGCAGGGGCGATTCGATGTGGCGGTGCGCGCGCATATCGATCCATTGCCGGACTCGAGCCTGGTGCAGCGGCCATTGGCAACGGTGCATTGGGCACTGTTCGCGAGTCCGGCGTATTTGGAGCGGGCAGGTACACCGACGAACCCCGACGAGCTACGGGGTCATGCGCGGCTTGCGCACGGACGCGTCGCGCCCGATCGCGAGGTGGTTTGGACGCTGGAGCATCCGTCGTTGGGCGAAGCGCGCCAGGTCTTTCTGCCGCGCTTGCACTCGGACAGCGTGGCCACGTTGAAGCGGTCAGCTGAAGCGGGAATGGGCGTCGTTGCTCTCCCGGGTTACTTTTGTCGGGCTGAGCTGGCGCGCCGAACCTTGCTCCGAGTCCTCCCCGAGTGGACCGCGGGCACTGCCACATTGACCCTACTCATGCCACCCCGCCGCAGCGATCTCGCCTTCGTCCGTGCGTTCGCCGATTTCCTCATTGCAGAGCTCCCCGCCGCCGTAGCGCTCTAA
- a CDS encoding LysR substrate-binding domain-containing protein — translation MDTKQLDLNLLVTLEALLVEQNVTKAAARLHLSQPAVSAQLSRLRDVFDDPLLLPAHRGMTPTAKGLELLAPLRHALDQVRGVVATERTFHPAKAKLTVTIACTDYLQAAVVMPLVIDLRRKAPGVRVAVRHLDLGQLEAQMARGDVDLALMTPQVAPPNLRTRHLFDERYVLIGRRNHPRLRQAITLDEFVQLEHVIVSVRGGDFVTPVDDMLTSLGRRRHVVLSAASFLVVPELISQSDFVALVPERLVRDRTDKLKLVEFPPAEGFAVGLVWHERNHGHTGQRWIRDAVVAAVDAPTQTRRPRTRAR, via the coding sequence GTGGATACCAAGCAACTCGATCTGAACCTGCTCGTCACCCTCGAGGCGTTGCTCGTGGAGCAAAATGTGACGAAGGCGGCCGCCCGCCTCCATCTCAGTCAACCCGCGGTCAGTGCTCAATTGAGTCGCCTGAGGGACGTTTTCGACGACCCGTTGCTCCTTCCCGCCCATCGCGGAATGACCCCTACCGCCAAAGGGCTCGAACTGCTGGCCCCCCTGCGCCATGCGCTCGATCAGGTGCGCGGCGTCGTCGCCACGGAACGGACCTTCCACCCGGCCAAGGCCAAGTTGACGGTCACCATTGCGTGCACGGACTACCTGCAGGCCGCCGTGGTGATGCCCCTGGTCATCGACCTTCGACGAAAGGCTCCGGGGGTGCGTGTGGCCGTGCGCCACTTGGACTTGGGCCAGCTGGAAGCGCAAATGGCACGGGGGGACGTCGATCTGGCGCTCATGACGCCCCAAGTCGCCCCGCCCAACCTTCGCACCCGCCACCTGTTCGACGAGCGGTACGTCCTCATCGGCCGCCGGAATCATCCTCGGCTGCGCCAGGCCATCACGCTCGACGAATTCGTCCAGTTGGAGCACGTGATCGTGTCCGTCCGCGGCGGCGATTTCGTCACGCCCGTCGACGACATGTTGACGTCCTTGGGGCGGCGCCGCCACGTGGTCCTCTCCGCCGCATCCTTCCTCGTCGTTCCAGAGCTCATCTCCCAATCGGACTTCGTGGCCCTGGTGCCGGAGCGGCTCGTACGCGATCGCACGGACAAGCTAAAGCTCGTCGAGTTTCCTCCGGCCGAAGGGTTCGCCGTGGGCCTAGTGTGGCACGAGCGCAATCATGGACACACCGGCCAACGTTGGATCCGCGACGCCGTCGTCGCCGCGGTCGATGCCCCGACCCAAACCCGCCGCCCCCGCACCCGAGCGCGCTAA
- a CDS encoding ester cyclase: MKEPFDIPSVEVLRAREKLVLDHFHGEVAQRWDEVLSTFPHPHYELIATLTVHDGDDDVRRYYRDTRTAFPDQHHEIIALRHSADAVIVEFWLMGTHQGPLGGIPPTGQRFRVRMTAFFLFDANETLVCERVYFDSLTMLKQLLRGSSLKDPRNWPKLVRTLRGLAAMTREPDPRLL; this comes from the coding sequence ATGAAAGAACCGTTCGACATCCCCAGCGTCGAGGTGCTCCGCGCCCGCGAAAAGCTCGTCCTCGATCATTTCCACGGCGAGGTTGCACAGCGGTGGGACGAGGTTCTCTCCACCTTCCCTCACCCGCACTACGAACTCATCGCCACGTTGACCGTGCACGACGGCGACGACGATGTGCGCCGCTATTATCGAGATACGCGCACCGCCTTCCCCGATCAGCACCACGAGATCATCGCGTTGCGCCACAGTGCCGACGCGGTCATCGTGGAGTTCTGGCTGATGGGAACCCACCAGGGGCCGCTCGGGGGCATTCCGCCGACGGGGCAACGCTTCCGCGTGAGGATGACGGCGTTCTTCCTCTTCGATGCGAACGAAACGCTGGTCTGCGAGCGCGTCTACTTCGACAGCTTGACGATGCTGAAGCAACTGCTCCGCGGCTCGAGCCTCAAGGATCCGCGCAACTGGCCCAAGCTCGTACGGACACTGCGCGGGCTGGCCGCCATGACCCGAGAACCCGATCCGAGGCTGCTGTAG
- a CDS encoding glycosyltransferase yields MNVLLSSIGTRGEVQPVLALALELRALGHHASLCVPPNDEHWVESFGLRCFPIGPDLEKGLRGAGGDPAKPFKPTPEQRRQLGVATVRHQFQVLGEAARGCDLVVGAGALQIAARSVAEALGIPYVFAAYCPVTFPSPEYPPLKMGIPHPQWLPAIGRVRRSPSRERRRFRLLWKDEARSFNEAFLVTLNEERAKLGLTAVDSVKPHIFTERPWLCADPVLAPDASGAGVQIVQAGAWFLPDPSALPDDLERFLANGEPPVYFGFGSMRGSQRTGRVLLEAARAVGLRAIFSRGWGNLEAADAGSDCISIGDVNHERLFVRVAGVVHHGGAGTTTAAARAGQPQIIAPHMYDQFYFARRVQTLGVGVYAPRREHLTVNTMISALRKCSSADMKARARALANRIIPNGATIAAERLAREFGGRS; encoded by the coding sequence ATGAACGTCCTGCTCTCCAGCATCGGCACCCGTGGCGAAGTACAACCCGTTCTCGCGTTGGCGCTCGAACTCCGTGCGCTGGGGCATCACGCGAGTTTGTGCGTGCCTCCGAATGACGAACATTGGGTGGAGTCCTTCGGACTGCGGTGCTTTCCGATAGGTCCCGATCTCGAGAAAGGCTTGCGGGGGGCGGGCGGCGATCCTGCGAAGCCGTTCAAGCCCACGCCGGAACAGAGACGGCAGCTTGGCGTGGCCACGGTTCGTCACCAGTTCCAGGTGTTGGGCGAGGCCGCCCGTGGGTGCGATCTCGTCGTCGGTGCGGGGGCGCTGCAGATTGCGGCGCGCTCGGTGGCCGAGGCGCTCGGGATACCGTATGTCTTCGCGGCCTACTGTCCGGTGACCTTTCCCTCACCGGAATATCCGCCGCTGAAGATGGGGATCCCCCATCCGCAATGGTTGCCGGCGATCGGTCGAGTTCGACGAAGCCCCTCGCGAGAGCGGCGGCGTTTTCGCCTTCTGTGGAAGGATGAAGCGCGAAGTTTCAACGAAGCGTTCCTCGTTACATTGAACGAGGAGCGCGCCAAACTGGGCCTTACCGCCGTCGACAGCGTCAAGCCGCATATCTTCACCGAGCGTCCGTGGTTATGTGCCGATCCCGTACTGGCCCCCGACGCGTCCGGCGCCGGTGTCCAGATCGTGCAGGCCGGTGCCTGGTTTCTGCCCGATCCGAGCGCACTCCCGGACGACCTCGAGCGCTTTCTCGCGAACGGTGAGCCGCCCGTCTATTTCGGTTTTGGCAGCATGCGGGGCTCGCAACGAACCGGGCGCGTGCTGCTCGAGGCTGCGCGAGCCGTAGGCTTGCGCGCGATCTTCTCGCGCGGATGGGGAAACCTCGAGGCGGCCGACGCTGGCAGCGATTGCATCTCCATTGGCGACGTCAATCACGAGCGATTGTTCGTGCGTGTCGCGGGCGTGGTGCACCATGGCGGCGCGGGAACCACGACCGCCGCCGCGAGGGCCGGCCAGCCGCAGATCATCGCGCCGCACATGTATGACCAATTCTACTTCGCACGCCGCGTGCAAACGTTGGGGGTGGGCGTCTACGCTCCCCGCCGTGAGCACCTGACCGTGAACACGATGATCTCGGCCTTGCGCAAATGTTCGAGCGCCGACATGAAAGCGCGCGCCCGCGCATTGGCGAACCGAATCATCCCGAATGGAGCAACAATCGCCGCGGAACGATTGGCCAGGGAATTTGGCGGACGCTCATGA
- a CDS encoding NAD(P)H-dependent oxidoreductase has product MKKNVLIVHAHPEPTSLTRQLVETTKQTLEAQGHGVMSSDLYGMHWKAVFDERDFPARVDPGRLSFIEESGHAYSTGQQTADVASEQEKLLAADALILQFPLWWFGMPAILKGWVDRVFAYGLAYGYKGEGNRYRYGDGGLKGKRALLSVMVGGPEKDYAPRGINGPLEELLFPITHGTLFFPGMEVLPTHAVYGSARMTAAGVEEAKAGWQARLEGLFADAPIPFRRQNGGDYPDGHGLAAHVARGQTGLRAHVGETAAGEILALNAPRDL; this is encoded by the coding sequence GTGAAAAAGAATGTGCTGATCGTTCATGCGCACCCCGAACCCACCTCGTTGACCCGCCAGCTCGTCGAAACGACGAAGCAGACGCTGGAGGCGCAAGGGCACGGGGTCATGTCGTCGGATTTGTATGGCATGCACTGGAAGGCGGTATTCGATGAACGCGACTTTCCGGCGCGCGTGGATCCGGGGCGGCTATCGTTCATCGAGGAGTCGGGGCATGCCTATTCCACCGGGCAGCAGACGGCGGATGTGGCATCCGAGCAGGAGAAGCTGCTCGCGGCGGATGCGTTGATCTTGCAGTTTCCGCTTTGGTGGTTCGGTATGCCCGCCATCCTCAAGGGCTGGGTGGACCGGGTGTTCGCGTATGGGTTGGCCTATGGCTACAAAGGCGAAGGCAATCGGTATCGGTATGGCGACGGTGGCTTGAAGGGCAAGAGGGCTCTGTTGTCGGTCATGGTCGGGGGACCCGAAAAGGACTATGCGCCGCGCGGTATCAATGGGCCGCTCGAGGAGCTGCTGTTTCCCATCACGCACGGGACGCTGTTCTTTCCCGGGATGGAGGTGCTGCCGACGCATGCCGTTTACGGGAGCGCGCGGATGACGGCGGCGGGTGTGGAGGAGGCGAAGGCGGGTTGGCAAGCTCGTCTCGAGGGGCTGTTCGCGGACGCGCCCATTCCCTTCCGGCGGCAGAACGGCGGGGACTATCCCGACGGGCATGGGCTCGCAGCCCATGTAGCCCGGGGGCAGACGGGGCTGAGGGCTCATGTGGGGGAAACGGCCGCGGGAGAGATTCTCGCTTTGAACGCGCCGCGCGACCTGTGA
- a CDS encoding TetR/AcrR family transcriptional regulator C-terminal domain-containing protein, protein MTKPPRRGRPPKGAEPLSREAILKAALTVIDAEGIEAVSMRSVAREMGVDPKSLYHHVDGKDGLLDAVAEHVLAGIRIPKPTGSVADDLRAIARAFRRATLAHRQAAPLVLTRQLASLEALRPVEAVMSVLLRAGHSPEASVHLLRALLATVIGTLLREVHAGPTFGVSDLEGIARRRTMLENAGLPALAESAPFLARCDHDAEFDFAVDLMIQAVTTR, encoded by the coding sequence ATGACCAAGCCGCCCCGCCGAGGCCGACCGCCGAAAGGTGCCGAACCGCTTTCCCGCGAAGCGATCTTGAAGGCCGCCTTGACGGTGATCGACGCCGAAGGCATCGAGGCGGTGAGCATGCGAAGCGTGGCGCGGGAAATGGGGGTCGACCCGAAGAGCCTCTACCACCACGTCGACGGCAAGGATGGACTGCTCGATGCGGTCGCGGAGCACGTTCTGGCGGGCATTCGCATCCCCAAGCCCACCGGCTCGGTGGCCGACGATCTGCGGGCGATCGCGCGCGCGTTCCGGCGTGCGACGCTGGCCCATCGGCAGGCGGCGCCGTTGGTGCTCACGCGCCAGCTCGCGTCGTTGGAGGCGCTTCGGCCGGTGGAGGCGGTCATGTCCGTGCTGCTCCGCGCGGGGCATTCGCCCGAAGCGTCCGTGCATCTCCTGCGGGCGCTGCTGGCGACCGTGATTGGCACCCTGTTGCGCGAGGTCCATGCGGGGCCCACGTTTGGCGTGAGCGATCTCGAGGGCATCGCGCGCCGTCGCACGATGCTGGAGAACGCGGGCCTACCCGCGCTCGCCGAGAGCGCACCGTTTCTCGCTCGGTGCGATCACGATGCGGAGTTCGACTTCGCCGTCGACCTGATGATCCAGGCCGTCACCACCAGGTGA
- a CDS encoding NAD(P)H-binding protein, whose protein sequence is MQNIVVTGATGNIGSRIVLELVARKRADVIAFVRDPLKASSLAAAGAVLRRGTLEDSASLRAGFAGADTVVLITAGGTLAEQAKAAIEAARAAGVRKIVRVSSLKASLDGPTDSCRQDARAEAHLRASGLTHVILRGHCFMQNTLKGIRSIREEGNVYFGSGSGKIGMIDARDIADAAVAAVERDAWDGQILELTGPVAIDFATVAAAFTAELGLNIAYVPIAPEAAGEAARKFGADPWTATVLTEYCTAYAKGWGDFTTQHVAELTGHAPRSIADFAREVLAPAFSLRP, encoded by the coding sequence ATGCAAAACATCGTCGTCACGGGTGCTACGGGAAACATTGGCAGCCGCATCGTGCTCGAGCTCGTCGCGCGGAAGCGCGCAGACGTGATCGCATTCGTGCGTGACCCACTCAAGGCCTCATCGCTGGCCGCCGCCGGAGCGGTTCTTCGGCGCGGCACGCTGGAGGATAGCGCGTCCCTGCGGGCTGGTTTTGCCGGTGCGGACACGGTGGTCCTCATCACCGCCGGCGGCACGTTGGCCGAGCAAGCGAAAGCAGCCATCGAGGCGGCGCGCGCCGCCGGGGTCCGCAAGATCGTTCGCGTATCGTCGTTGAAGGCGAGCCTCGACGGTCCGACGGACTCCTGCCGTCAGGACGCTCGCGCCGAAGCCCACCTCCGCGCGAGCGGCCTCACCCACGTCATCCTTCGTGGACACTGCTTCATGCAGAACACCCTCAAGGGGATTCGAAGCATCCGCGAAGAGGGCAACGTCTACTTCGGCAGCGGCTCCGGAAAGATCGGCATGATCGACGCGCGCGACATCGCCGACGCCGCGGTCGCCGCCGTGGAACGCGATGCGTGGGATGGCCAAATTCTGGAGCTCACCGGGCCCGTCGCCATCGACTTCGCCACCGTCGCCGCGGCCTTCACGGCGGAACTCGGTCTCAACATTGCCTACGTCCCCATCGCCCCCGAAGCCGCCGGCGAAGCGGCCCGCAAGTTCGGCGCCGACCCATGGACCGCCACGGTCCTCACCGAGTACTGCACGGCCTACGCCAAAGGCTGGGGCGACTTCACGACCCAGCACGTCGCCGAGCTCACGGGCCACGCGCCGCGTTCGATCGCCGACTTCGCCCGCGAGGTGCTCGCCCCGGCCTTCTCGTTGCGACCTTGA
- a CDS encoding MBL fold metallo-hydrolase, which yields MRVHHLNCGSMRMPGAPLVCHVLLLETHHGLALVDTGFGSADIADPGGRIGSYRHVTRPRLDPEETAIAQVRGRGFDPADVRDIVLTHFDADHVGGLSDFPWARVHTTADEWTAASQRGSQLERARYRPAQWTHGPKLVPHGAGGDTWRGFPSATCLTEIDDGVVLIPLPGHTRGHAAVAIDAGHRWIFHAGDAFYDQSIVTGIGREPLILTVQEWFVAHDWARVRRNHERLAELHRSDPEVMLVSAHDPSLLERARATSVPRNSPLPC from the coding sequence ATGCGCGTTCATCACCTCAATTGCGGCTCGATGCGAATGCCCGGTGCGCCGCTCGTGTGCCATGTGCTGCTTCTGGAGACGCACCACGGCCTTGCGCTCGTCGACACGGGGTTCGGTTCGGCGGACATTGCCGATCCTGGAGGGCGCATCGGCTCCTATCGCCATGTGACGCGCCCGCGGCTCGATCCCGAGGAGACGGCCATCGCGCAGGTGCGAGGGCGCGGCTTCGATCCCGCCGATGTGCGCGACATCGTGCTGACGCACTTCGATGCCGACCACGTCGGTGGTCTCTCGGACTTCCCATGGGCCCGCGTCCACACCACGGCCGACGAGTGGACCGCCGCCTCCCAGCGAGGGTCGCAGTTGGAACGCGCGCGCTACCGTCCTGCACAATGGACGCATGGTCCGAAGCTCGTGCCGCACGGCGCCGGCGGAGATACCTGGCGCGGTTTCCCCTCGGCCACGTGCCTCACGGAGATCGACGACGGGGTCGTCCTCATTCCGCTGCCCGGGCACACGCGGGGCCACGCCGCCGTGGCCATCGACGCGGGCCACCGTTGGATCTTCCACGCCGGCGACGCCTTCTACGACCAAAGCATCGTCACGGGCATCGGGCGCGAACCCCTCATTTTAACGGTGCAAGAGTGGTTCGTCGCCCACGACTGGGCACGCGTCCGGCGAAACCACGAGCGCCTCGCGGAATTGCATCGAAGCGATCCCGAGGTGATGCTCGTCAGCGCGCACGATCCCTCGCTTCTCGAGCGCGCACGCGCCACCTCGGTACCGCGCAACTCTCCTTTGCCATGTTGA
- a CDS encoding LysR substrate-binding domain-containing protein: protein MAFTPLNALNSFLAVARRRSFAAAARELGVSTSALSQSVRQLEVRVGVALLTRTSRNVALTDAGQRLLENAGPAVEQALDSLKTVSSRPGEVTGRVRLSVPTSAVTLVLARLLPRFVERHPKVEVDVCVDDRLVNIVADGFDAGIRLVESIDRDMIHVRLSGPCRIVVAAAPSYIKRRGIPQKPKDLLQHECICMRWRRTGEPWAWELERGKKTWRLPVRGPVTTNNQVLVRSLAVSGVGLLYTLEPHITEELAHGRLRIVLEPYAPKVPGLFLYYPSRAQISPSLRAFVDVAREAAS from the coding sequence ATGGCCTTCACGCCCCTCAATGCCCTGAACTCCTTTCTCGCCGTGGCGCGCAGGCGCAGCTTTGCCGCGGCCGCCCGAGAGCTCGGCGTGTCGACGTCCGCCCTCAGCCAATCCGTCCGGCAACTCGAGGTCCGCGTCGGAGTCGCCCTCCTCACTCGGACCTCGCGAAACGTCGCGCTCACCGACGCGGGGCAGCGTTTGCTGGAGAACGCAGGTCCGGCGGTGGAGCAGGCGCTGGACTCGCTCAAGACGGTATCCTCGCGCCCCGGTGAGGTCACGGGTCGGGTCCGCCTCTCGGTGCCGACGTCCGCGGTGACGCTCGTTCTCGCGCGCCTGCTTCCGCGTTTCGTGGAGCGGCACCCGAAGGTCGAGGTCGACGTGTGCGTCGACGATCGCCTCGTCAACATCGTTGCGGATGGCTTCGATGCCGGCATCCGCCTCGTGGAGTCCATCGACCGTGATATGATCCACGTGCGGCTCTCGGGTCCGTGCCGCATCGTCGTTGCGGCCGCCCCGTCGTACATCAAGCGGCGCGGCATTCCGCAGAAGCCGAAGGACCTGTTGCAACACGAGTGCATCTGCATGCGGTGGAGAAGAACGGGGGAGCCATGGGCGTGGGAACTCGAGCGCGGAAAGAAGACTTGGCGCCTGCCCGTCCGCGGGCCCGTCACGACGAACAACCAAGTGCTCGTGCGTTCCCTTGCCGTCAGCGGGGTGGGCTTGCTCTACACGCTCGAACCCCACATCACCGAGGAGCTGGCCCACGGACGCCTGCGCATCGTCCTCGAACCGTATGCCCCGAAGGTGCCCGGGTTGTTCCTCTACTACCCGAGCCGAGCGCAAATTTCCCCATCGTTGCGCGCCTTCGTCGACGTCGCCCGCGAAGCGGCATCGTGA
- a CDS encoding aldo/keto reductase: MQKRTLGNNGLEVSAIGLGCMGMSFGLGPPADKQEMISLLRAAVERGVTFFDTAEVYGPFTNEELVGEALAPFRGRVTVATKFGFAPAPDGGARWTGLDSRPEHIREVAEASLRRLKVDAIDLFYQHRVDPQVPIEDVAGAVKDLIRQGKVKHFGLSEAGAQTIRRAHAVQPVAALQSEYSLWTREPESEVLPTLEELGIGFVPFSPLGRGFLTGALNQTATFDSNDIRNGLPRFTPEALRANQALVDRLGQIAQRMNATAAQIALAWLLAQKPWIVPIPGTTKLSRLTENLGAAAVELTPSDLRDIHTALDDIAVQGARYPEHLQRLVGR; the protein is encoded by the coding sequence ATGCAAAAGCGAACACTGGGAAATAACGGCCTCGAGGTTTCCGCCATCGGGCTCGGTTGCATGGGAATGAGCTTTGGCTTGGGCCCGCCGGCCGACAAACAAGAAATGATCTCCCTCCTTCGCGCGGCCGTGGAGCGCGGGGTGACGTTCTTCGACACGGCCGAAGTCTACGGCCCGTTCACCAACGAAGAGCTCGTGGGCGAAGCGCTCGCGCCGTTCCGAGGCCGGGTGACCGTTGCCACCAAGTTCGGATTCGCACCCGCACCCGACGGGGGGGCTCGCTGGACGGGCCTGGACAGCCGTCCCGAGCACATTCGAGAGGTCGCCGAGGCCTCGCTCCGCAGGCTCAAGGTGGACGCCATCGACCTCTTCTACCAACACCGGGTCGATCCGCAGGTGCCCATCGAGGATGTTGCCGGCGCCGTGAAGGACCTGATTCGGCAAGGCAAGGTAAAACACTTCGGCCTTTCGGAGGCCGGCGCGCAGACGATCCGCCGCGCACACGCGGTCCAGCCCGTGGCCGCCCTTCAGAGCGAATACTCGCTATGGACCCGGGAGCCGGAATCGGAGGTGCTTCCCACGCTCGAAGAACTGGGGATCGGCTTCGTTCCTTTTTCACCGCTCGGCCGAGGCTTCCTCACCGGCGCGCTGAACCAAACGGCGACGTTCGACAGCAACGACATTCGCAACGGGCTTCCGCGCTTTACGCCCGAAGCGCTTCGGGCGAACCAGGCCCTGGTCGATCGACTGGGCCAGATCGCCCAGCGGATGAACGCCACGGCGGCGCAAATCGCATTGGCGTGGCTCCTTGCGCAGAAGCCCTGGATCGTGCCGATTCCGGGCACCACCAAATTGTCGCGCCTGACCGAAAACCTCGGAGCCGCCGCCGTCGAGCTCACGCCGAGCGATCTGCGCGACATCCACACCGCACTCGACGACATCGCGGTGCAAGGCGCGCGCTACCCCGAGCACCTTCAACGGCTCGTCGGTCGCTGA